A part of Corynebacterium mustelae genomic DNA contains:
- a CDS encoding glycoside hydrolase family 32 protein, translating to MTLEHSSRPQFHVTPPQGRLNDPNGVFLDPQDRNIIHVFYQHDPGFPHAAKRTGWAHTTAALTGPDALRWRHYPNALYPDAEYDSHGCYSGGAVIDKAGNVKLFYTGNRKTIDPASGEESRHATQNIVHADAVSDDYMGGVYRKDAANPLIPAPHTGYTAHYRDPMITIDPETESGWRMVLGAQRADETGAVVLYRSVDLYQWEWGGELQFDTATATPGRAPDLVPGGYMWECPNLITMRDQVTGEVLDLLIVCPQGLAATTDSSGTTHYANSDQCGYLLGRVSGTAMKIHSGFSELDNGHHFYAPQIIGETFADDRHVVAETAILIGWLGLPGQDDMPSLDSEGWVHCLSTPRRLSIHDGKLRQQLILPTADNAVPVENQQNKNIPKVSAGNAWWARLYPNGQNVTWTLVDSNGGSGLEIRVESGESAAIAITGDAGLRRLAINVDELLVYIDGCVVEVEVNGGEACFSTVAFPPNGERWVTFHKECD from the coding sequence ATGACCCTTGAACATAGTAGCCGACCCCAGTTTCATGTCACACCACCGCAAGGGCGGCTCAACGACCCCAATGGGGTTTTCCTTGACCCACAGGATCGAAACATCATTCATGTGTTTTATCAACACGACCCTGGTTTTCCTCACGCCGCTAAACGGACCGGATGGGCGCATACGACGGCAGCATTGACCGGGCCGGATGCACTGCGATGGCGTCATTATCCAAATGCTTTGTATCCCGATGCGGAATATGACAGCCACGGTTGTTATTCCGGGGGCGCAGTAATTGATAAGGCCGGTAACGTCAAACTTTTCTATACCGGTAACCGGAAAACGATTGATCCAGCTTCCGGTGAGGAGTCCCGCCACGCCACGCAGAACATTGTCCATGCCGATGCTGTATCCGATGATTATATGGGCGGGGTATACCGAAAAGACGCAGCTAACCCACTCATTCCAGCACCACATACGGGCTACACCGCGCACTACCGTGACCCGATGATCACTATTGATCCGGAAACCGAATCCGGATGGCGGATGGTTCTAGGGGCACAGCGTGCCGACGAAACCGGCGCGGTCGTACTTTATCGAAGCGTCGATCTTTACCAGTGGGAATGGGGCGGCGAACTGCAATTCGACACTGCCACGGCAACTCCCGGCAGGGCACCCGACCTGGTGCCGGGTGGTTACATGTGGGAGTGCCCAAATCTGATTACCATGCGCGATCAGGTGACTGGTGAAGTACTCGATCTTTTAATAGTGTGCCCGCAAGGGCTGGCGGCGACTACTGATTCGTCAGGAACCACTCATTACGCCAATAGTGATCAGTGCGGGTATCTTTTGGGCAGGGTTTCTGGAACGGCCATGAAGATTCATTCCGGCTTTAGTGAATTGGATAATGGTCACCATTTTTATGCGCCGCAGATTATTGGGGAGACTTTTGCCGATGACCGCCACGTTGTGGCCGAAACCGCCATTCTTATCGGCTGGTTGGGGTTGCCGGGCCAAGACGACATGCCAAGCTTAGACAGTGAGGGGTGGGTGCATTGTTTGAGCACGCCCCGTCGGTTATCAATCCATGATGGCAAGCTCCGGCAGCAATTGATCCTGCCCACTGCGGATAACGCTGTGCCTGTGGAAAACCAACAGAATAAAAACATTCCAAAAGTCTCAGCGGGGAATGCCTGGTGGGCCCGGTTATATCCGAACGGGCAGAATGTCACATGGACGCTGGTGGATTCAAACGGGGGTAGCGGGTTGGAAATTCGCGTGGAATCTGGCGAGTCAGCTGCAATTGCTATCACGGGTGACGCAGGACTCAGGAGATTGGCCATTAATGTCGATGAACTGCTTGTTTATATTGATGGCTGCGTGGTGGAGGTGGAAGTTAACGGCGGCGAAGCCTGTTTTTCCACCGTCGCTTTCCCACCAAATGGCGAGAGGTGGGTCACATTCCATAAAGAATGTGATTAA
- a CDS encoding sucrose-specific PTS transporter subunit IIBC, which yields MQHSEVAARVLQAVGGEGNVVAAAHCATRLRMVLHDSKKVDHKALDNDPDLKGTFETGGMFQIIVGPGDVNIVFNELDKQTSKNIAVTAEELKDVAAQSGSVFTRAIKVLADIFVPLIPILVGGGLLMAINNVLTAEKLFGPESLVNMYPQITGMAEMINLLAAAPFAFLPILVGFTATKRFGGNEYLGAGIGMAMVFPSLVNGYNVAETIAAGEMPTWDLFGLSVAQAGYQGTVLPVLAVSWILATIEKFFHRTLKGTADFLITPVLTLLITGFLTFIAVGPAMRWLGDLLAVGIQTVYDFGGPVGGFLFGLVYSPIVITGLHQAFPPVELQLFAQGGSFIFATASMANIAQGAVTLAVFFLAKNEKLKGLAGASGISAVLGITEPAIFGVNLRLRWPFYIGICSAAIGGALIALFNVKATALGAAGFIGVVSIRAEDMPIFIVLCFVTFAIAFISAFVYGSYLRKRNGSIDPDDVGAVPVAGEQTAKPVADVETVPALVPADNALAILAPLTGKVQPLASVSDPMFAQSKLGEGMAIIPTEGRIVAPVSGKVVVAFPSGHAFAIRTQGADGKNVEVLMHIGFDTVNLKGQFFTPRVQQGDEVTVGDVLGEFDIAGITKAGYEVTTPVVISNSKRTGPVIPASASGDIAIGDMLLTVDPKEGALIH from the coding sequence ATGCAACACTCAGAAGTTGCCGCCCGAGTGCTTCAGGCGGTCGGTGGAGAAGGAAATGTGGTTGCCGCCGCACATTGCGCGACTCGATTGCGCATGGTGCTCCACGATTCCAAGAAGGTTGACCACAAAGCCCTGGATAATGACCCGGACTTAAAAGGGACCTTTGAAACCGGCGGAATGTTCCAAATTATTGTTGGCCCCGGAGATGTCAATATCGTCTTTAATGAACTCGATAAGCAAACCAGCAAGAATATCGCTGTCACCGCAGAAGAATTAAAAGACGTGGCTGCCCAAAGCGGCAGTGTGTTTACCCGTGCGATTAAAGTGCTGGCGGATATTTTCGTTCCGCTTATCCCTATCTTGGTCGGTGGCGGTCTTTTGATGGCCATTAACAACGTCCTTACTGCGGAGAAACTATTCGGCCCGGAATCCTTGGTTAATATGTACCCGCAGATCACCGGGATGGCGGAGATGATTAATCTCTTAGCCGCAGCGCCATTCGCATTCTTACCAATCCTGGTCGGGTTTACTGCTACCAAACGCTTTGGCGGCAATGAGTATCTGGGCGCAGGTATTGGTATGGCAATGGTTTTCCCGTCGCTAGTCAATGGTTATAACGTCGCGGAGACAATAGCGGCGGGCGAAATGCCAACCTGGGATCTCTTTGGGCTCTCCGTCGCCCAAGCTGGTTATCAGGGTACAGTTTTGCCAGTTCTTGCGGTTTCGTGGATTTTGGCCACCATAGAAAAGTTCTTCCATCGCACCCTCAAAGGCACAGCTGACTTCCTCATTACACCAGTTTTAACCTTGCTCATCACTGGTTTCCTAACGTTTATTGCCGTGGGGCCAGCAATGCGCTGGCTTGGTGACTTGCTGGCGGTGGGGATTCAGACCGTTTATGACTTCGGTGGACCTGTTGGTGGATTCCTCTTCGGTTTGGTCTATTCTCCAATTGTTATTACTGGCCTACACCAGGCGTTTCCACCGGTGGAACTACAGCTATTTGCGCAGGGTGGATCCTTTATCTTCGCCACAGCATCCATGGCCAACATTGCGCAAGGCGCAGTTACTTTAGCGGTATTTTTCCTAGCCAAAAACGAAAAACTTAAAGGACTGGCAGGTGCGTCAGGTATCTCGGCAGTGCTGGGCATTACAGAACCAGCGATTTTCGGTGTGAATTTACGGCTTCGGTGGCCGTTCTATATCGGCATCTGCTCAGCAGCAATTGGTGGCGCGCTGATTGCACTATTTAACGTAAAGGCTACTGCGCTGGGGGCGGCTGGGTTTATCGGAGTTGTCTCTATCCGTGCTGAGGATATGCCGATATTTATCGTTTTATGTTTCGTGACTTTCGCAATCGCATTCATCTCCGCTTTCGTCTATGGTAGCTATCTACGCAAACGAAACGGCAGTATTGACCCTGATGATGTTGGCGCAGTTCCCGTAGCAGGGGAGCAAACCGCCAAACCGGTAGCAGACGTCGAAACTGTGCCAGCACTAGTGCCGGCAGATAATGCCCTCGCTATCCTCGCACCGCTTACCGGTAAAGTTCAGCCACTAGCATCAGTTTCCGACCCAATGTTTGCCCAGTCAAAACTGGGTGAGGGGATGGCGATTATTCCAACCGAAGGGCGGATTGTTGCCCCGGTGAGCGGCAAGGTCGTGGTTGCTTTTCCATCCGGGCATGCCTTTGCTATCCGAACCCAAGGTGCAGACGGGAAAAACGTTGAAGTGCTCATGCATATTGGTTTCGATACCGTGAACCTCAAGGGACAATTCTTTACACCTCGGGTACAACAAGGCGACGAAGTGACAGTAGGCGACGTGTTGGGCGAATTCGATATTGCGGGAATTACTAAAGCTGGCTACGAAGTGACAACACCGGTTGTTATTTCCAATTCGAAACGCACGGGGCCAGTCATCCCTGCGTCGGCTAGCGGTGATATTGCCATTGGTGACATGCTGCTGACCGTAGATCCCAAGGAAGGTGCGCTAATACACTAG
- a CDS encoding efflux RND transporter periplasmic adaptor subunit: MSEKKASKGKIFAIIAAAVLGIAAIAGGLSMFLTGNSGQLITAADYRVLDVRDNAQRVSVSGNIEAHKTLTLSTRLTVPVSTLDVRVGDRVNADQVVARLDVSELEQELLDKQAQAAANDANAIGQIQNAERTYNQYKELLDSGHNPEINGAQAALRNAEAQYDQLNRDFEFERNLRLQTRDPQITAQDSAVKAAREQAFGAAVDAVRASVNIESALFDETAERNALAQDQAHLQSLQEQRANATGDAARSIDAMIAETQAKIATREQNLSRQARVQADAGLNAADSATRAATAARTLDEAQRNYEVTLEQIDHKLANSQRAVAQAFEAKKEAATSLETANMTANHQLTNHQAAIDDAVRSARAAKASAGIGDRKLTMDIASAEVRAPFNGLVTQVIAKQGNPAAGSLLTVADDQRLIIHAEVKEIDVAKIAVGQTAEFTTPGTGEKKFKGKVTFVSPAAASEPAAPATGGGTGAAAAAAAAGGAGSSSGGKVVFPIEIEVTGDREGLRLGSTAKTRIVVEEASDKLVVPQTAVFTDGKKQKILIIEEKDGSAVIAEREVTLGKKTDFDVELTNTNVKKGAKVLVEAEKYRDQIGNLVDVQKPLPGSSSPTTTSTSAG, translated from the coding sequence GTGAGCGAAAAGAAAGCCAGCAAAGGGAAAATCTTCGCGATTATTGCCGCAGCCGTTCTTGGTATCGCCGCAATCGCAGGAGGGCTGTCGATGTTCCTCACTGGTAACAGCGGCCAGCTTATAACTGCAGCCGACTACCGTGTCCTTGATGTTCGCGACAATGCTCAGCGCGTGTCAGTATCCGGAAATATCGAGGCCCACAAAACCCTCACCCTTTCAACTCGTTTGACCGTTCCGGTGTCGACCCTTGATGTGCGGGTGGGGGATCGGGTTAATGCCGACCAGGTGGTCGCGCGGCTTGATGTGAGCGAATTGGAACAGGAATTACTGGACAAGCAAGCCCAAGCTGCGGCCAATGATGCGAATGCCATCGGCCAGATTCAGAACGCTGAGCGCACGTACAACCAGTACAAGGAGTTGCTTGATTCTGGCCATAACCCAGAGATCAACGGTGCCCAGGCCGCATTGCGTAATGCGGAGGCACAGTACGACCAATTGAATCGTGATTTTGAATTTGAACGGAACCTGCGGCTGCAAACTCGGGATCCACAAATCACCGCACAGGATTCCGCGGTAAAAGCAGCCCGGGAACAAGCCTTCGGGGCGGCCGTTGACGCGGTGCGTGCCAGCGTCAATATCGAGTCCGCGCTTTTCGATGAAACCGCAGAACGCAATGCGTTAGCTCAAGACCAAGCACACCTGCAATCGTTACAAGAGCAACGTGCAAACGCCACCGGTGATGCCGCTCGATCCATCGACGCGATGATTGCCGAAACACAGGCAAAAATTGCGACTCGGGAACAAAACCTCTCCCGGCAAGCCCGCGTGCAAGCAGATGCAGGGCTTAATGCCGCAGATTCCGCAACCCGCGCGGCAACAGCAGCCCGGACCCTTGACGAGGCGCAACGTAATTACGAAGTCACTTTGGAACAAATTGACCATAAACTCGCTAATTCCCAGCGGGCTGTAGCACAAGCTTTTGAAGCGAAAAAAGAAGCCGCCACATCGTTAGAGACAGCGAATATGACCGCTAACCATCAATTGACTAATCACCAAGCGGCAATTGATGATGCAGTGCGATCCGCCCGAGCAGCTAAAGCATCGGCTGGAATAGGTGATCGTAAACTCACCATGGACATTGCTTCGGCTGAAGTGCGGGCACCATTCAATGGATTGGTTACCCAGGTGATAGCCAAGCAAGGCAACCCGGCAGCAGGTTCCTTGCTCACAGTGGCTGACGATCAGCGCCTTATCATTCACGCCGAAGTGAAAGAAATCGATGTAGCCAAAATCGCGGTTGGGCAAACCGCCGAGTTCACCACGCCAGGCACTGGTGAGAAAAAGTTTAAAGGAAAAGTGACCTTCGTATCCCCAGCTGCAGCAAGTGAGCCTGCTGCACCTGCCACCGGTGGTGGCACAGGAGCAGCCGCTGCCGCAGCTGCGGCAGGAGGGGCTGGTAGTTCCAGCGGCGGAAAGGTTGTTTTCCCCATCGAAATCGAAGTGACTGGTGACCGCGAAGGACTTCGACTCGGTTCAACTGCGAAGACTCGAATCGTCGTGGAGGAAGCCTCCGACAAGTTGGTGGTCCCACAAACCGCAGTTTTCACTGACGGTAAAAAGCAAAAGATTTTGATCATTGAAGAAAAGGACGGCTCGGCGGTCATCGCTGAACGTGAAGTCACCCTTGGCAAAAAAACCGATTTTGATGTTGAACTGACCAACACCAATGTAAAGAAGGGCGCCAAAGTTCTTGTGGAGGCAGAGAAATATCGGGATCAGATCGGCAACCTGGTGGATGTGCAGAAACCGCTTCCTGGTTCCAGCTCACCAACTACAACATCCACTAGCGCTGGTTAA
- a CDS encoding ABC transporter ATP-binding protein yields MHGITKTFNIGSPSELTVLHGCEFDLAHGEFLSVVGTSGSGKSTLMNIIGLLDRPTTGLYYLAGENVLRLTDEQSALYRSKHIGFVFQNFNLVGRISARKNVEMSMMYAGVGRKERTERADHLLEMVGMIDRANHSPAELSGGQKQRVAIARALANEPDLILADEPTGALDTATGRMVMDLFHTLNQDHGATIALITHNPELAEETSRIVTMVDGIITGPRAPRGRIRGDLKVTSTGRQNP; encoded by the coding sequence ATGCATGGAATTACCAAAACCTTCAATATTGGTAGCCCGAGTGAATTGACAGTGCTGCACGGCTGTGAATTTGACTTGGCGCACGGCGAATTCCTCTCAGTGGTGGGTACCTCAGGCTCCGGTAAATCCACCCTGATGAATATCATCGGGCTGCTTGATCGCCCGACCACCGGCCTGTATTACCTTGCTGGTGAGAACGTGTTGCGACTAACCGATGAACAATCTGCTCTTTACCGGTCTAAGCACATTGGCTTCGTTTTTCAGAACTTTAACCTGGTAGGCAGAATCTCTGCACGTAAAAACGTCGAAATGTCGATGATGTATGCCGGCGTTGGGCGCAAAGAACGCACCGAACGAGCTGACCACCTGCTCGAAATGGTAGGCATGATTGATCGCGCTAACCATTCACCCGCCGAACTCTCTGGCGGCCAGAAACAGCGTGTTGCTATCGCACGGGCATTGGCGAACGAACCGGACTTGATTTTGGCCGACGAACCCACAGGTGCCTTGGATACTGCCACCGGGCGGATGGTTATGGATCTGTTCCACACATTGAATCAGGATCATGGGGCGACCATCGCACTAATTACCCACAACCCGGAACTAGCGGAGGAAACCTCCCGAATAGTCACCATGGTTGATGGCATTATTACCGGTCCACGGGCACCTCGCGGTCGTATCCGAGGAGACCTGAAAGTTACTTCTACCGGGAGACAAAACCCATGA
- a CDS encoding ABC transporter permease — protein MSVYESLSLALSNLKGNKMRSALTLLGVIIGIASVIVILTLGSGLKSTTQENLSSVGGTDLGVEMRPKPTEEELQLYGGEEYYYFSGRLDDPEYEINSDDIEQLQNQFGSQISHIGLGQGNSYSGEVFYEGKTTNASLQFVNADLLAMQNIKVEAGRSITEEDIANNRPVAIIPKKLVELLFDGNVQAALGSEISHESEDGITYYTVVGIEKTQESGLFGLGGSSNSIYAPYTVEVRLSDRAGMWQNISVRANPEADTDQLISELQAFFDKKVEGNTVYEAKVRDNRKSLDAFNNIINVISVVIAGIGGISLLVGGIGVMNIMLITVTERTREIGIRKALGANRGDIRRQFVIEAMVVCTIGGLIGVLLGGSLGVLIGYFMFKGAIVSPPILGIFVSLGFCLAIGLFFGWYPANRAAKLDPIEALRYE, from the coding sequence ATGAGCGTATATGAATCTCTCTCGCTAGCCCTTTCCAACCTTAAGGGTAATAAAATGCGATCCGCGCTCACCTTGTTGGGTGTCATTATTGGTATTGCCTCTGTGATCGTGATTTTGACTTTGGGTAGTGGGTTGAAATCAACTACTCAGGAAAATTTGTCCTCAGTAGGTGGAACGGATTTGGGTGTAGAGATGCGGCCTAAACCCACTGAAGAAGAATTACAACTATATGGTGGGGAAGAGTATTACTACTTTTCAGGCCGGTTAGACGATCCGGAATACGAAATCAACAGTGATGATATTGAACAACTCCAAAATCAATTTGGTTCACAAATATCTCATATCGGATTAGGACAAGGCAATAGCTACTCGGGTGAAGTCTTTTACGAAGGAAAAACCACAAATGCCAGCCTGCAGTTTGTAAATGCTGACTTGCTTGCAATGCAGAATATTAAAGTTGAGGCGGGCCGGAGCATAACCGAGGAAGATATAGCTAATAACCGACCGGTTGCAATAATTCCCAAAAAACTTGTTGAATTGCTTTTCGACGGTAACGTTCAGGCCGCGTTAGGTTCTGAAATCAGTCATGAAAGTGAAGACGGAATTACCTATTACACGGTAGTCGGTATCGAAAAAACACAGGAATCAGGCCTGTTTGGCCTTGGTGGTAGCTCAAATTCCATTTACGCTCCATATACAGTTGAAGTCAGGCTAAGTGATCGTGCGGGTATGTGGCAGAACATTTCAGTTCGCGCTAATCCAGAAGCTGATACTGACCAACTTATATCCGAGCTTCAGGCGTTCTTTGATAAAAAAGTCGAAGGCAACACGGTGTATGAGGCGAAGGTCCGAGACAACCGTAAGAGTCTGGATGCATTTAACAACATCATCAACGTGATTAGCGTCGTTATCGCTGGTATTGGTGGGATTTCGCTTTTGGTTGGTGGCATTGGCGTCATGAATATCATGCTGATTACTGTCACTGAACGTACCCGAGAGATTGGTATCCGTAAGGCACTTGGTGCTAACCGTGGGGATATTCGCCGCCAGTTTGTTATTGAGGCCATGGTTGTTTGTACCATTGGTGGTTTAATCGGCGTATTACTAGGTGGCTCGCTTGGTGTGCTGATTGGCTACTTTATGTTTAAAGGTGCCATTGTTTCCCCACCAATTTTGGGAATTTTCGTATCCCTTGGTTTCTGTTTGGCCATCGGTTTATTCTTCGGTTGGTATCCCGCGAATCGCGCAGCGAAGCTTGATCCGATTGAGGCGCTTCGGTACGAATAA
- a CDS encoding HtaA domain-containing protein — translation MGIFNRRRGAILAAISIASLLPIHSVAWAQDAPTGSLSWGIRASFDNYTSGATFIEDGATRQNNAFNFPLASYSFDREAERTEAQFTGTVRYRKYCGGSSEKDLSAVCQLDLTFKNPKVVIDKDGSYVEATVRSRQYEKNTFYEPKEPVKVATLATVSGNFTKDNGQINWSRIPTRLTEEGVSMFSGFYERGEGLDPLSFTATGDGARPSTDKGLSVFPTNWTADTKYDDLHSLYAVGNNVLVAIAKKGLFLVSPEMKTIDTTEIPLSQNGIGSFDAETGYYYFTEYKANQLTNELKRVKVNATSFGSVETVGTVPGNIYAVGIHPKTKKGIVISVEPAATSTSSADDQAAYLTPLTGSTLGDSLKLPTSSQVIGNAVSGDSIFAPRYFFGAARTQLMPMDDGTFVYYANSEPVIFPGDSKAAKNVLLSIDPAATTPEQAVSFMRQSQPEISVDYLEGYTTNGRQIIRWNKNTVASYAKIEVLDYANREVTSAGRKQPPAAGIAGVTWDADNNPVMYSGNNSKLIWFDLNTLTPVMEDGEPKESVVPNGRETNNVYQPNMITTPNGSLYVPSLNESRGDHMEYYELVRLFDASKQAQDEPTEEEKQRQKQREEEARKKLVQLNFDEAKASLTKAKEELAKAEADKDAAAIDKAKKAVAEAEKRFEKAAEEYHKEFPDHKPPTNPGGGSGSSSPGAIAGIVIGVLALIGAVVAAISQFLPQLSGMFKNLKF, via the coding sequence GTGGGAATTTTCAACCGGCGACGCGGTGCGATACTTGCTGCTATATCCATCGCCTCGCTACTACCTATACACTCAGTAGCCTGGGCGCAAGACGCACCGACTGGTTCGTTATCATGGGGCATTCGTGCCAGCTTTGACAACTACACCAGTGGCGCTACTTTCATTGAGGATGGGGCAACCCGCCAAAATAATGCTTTTAACTTCCCGCTTGCATCCTATTCTTTCGACCGTGAAGCCGAACGTACCGAAGCCCAATTTACCGGTACCGTTCGGTACCGCAAATACTGTGGCGGCAGCAGCGAAAAAGACTTATCAGCTGTGTGCCAGCTGGATCTGACTTTCAAAAACCCCAAAGTGGTTATTGATAAAGACGGATCATATGTTGAAGCTACTGTCCGGTCCCGACAATACGAAAAGAATACCTTCTACGAGCCAAAAGAGCCCGTGAAGGTCGCCACTTTGGCTACCGTGAGCGGCAACTTCACTAAAGATAATGGCCAAATTAACTGGTCCCGTATTCCCACGCGATTGACTGAAGAGGGCGTTTCCATGTTCTCCGGGTTCTACGAACGTGGCGAAGGACTGGACCCACTGAGTTTTACTGCAACTGGTGACGGCGCCCGGCCATCAACAGATAAAGGCCTATCTGTATTTCCAACCAACTGGACCGCCGATACCAAATATGACGATCTGCACTCGTTGTACGCAGTTGGAAATAATGTTTTGGTAGCCATTGCTAAAAAAGGTCTTTTCCTCGTTAGCCCTGAAATGAAGACCATTGACACTACCGAAATTCCGTTGAGCCAAAACGGAATTGGTTCCTTTGACGCTGAAACTGGTTACTATTACTTCACCGAATACAAAGCCAATCAACTCACCAACGAGTTGAAGCGGGTAAAGGTTAACGCCACTAGTTTCGGGTCTGTCGAAACCGTCGGCACTGTTCCCGGCAATATCTATGCCGTAGGTATCCACCCAAAGACGAAAAAGGGAATTGTTATCTCAGTGGAACCCGCGGCCACCTCCACTTCCTCGGCCGATGACCAAGCAGCCTACCTGACACCACTCACTGGTTCCACCCTGGGTGATTCCCTCAAGCTTCCCACCTCCTCGCAGGTGATTGGAAATGCTGTCTCCGGTGATTCAATTTTCGCACCACGGTATTTCTTCGGGGCTGCCCGCACTCAATTAATGCCAATGGATGACGGTACGTTCGTCTATTACGCCAACAGCGAACCGGTCATTTTCCCTGGTGACAGCAAAGCAGCAAAGAACGTGCTCCTGTCTATTGATCCCGCTGCGACAACCCCGGAACAAGCGGTATCTTTCATGCGGCAATCTCAGCCGGAAATCAGCGTCGATTATCTTGAGGGATACACCACCAATGGTCGACAGATCATTCGATGGAATAAGAACACCGTCGCCTCATACGCAAAGATCGAAGTCCTCGATTACGCAAACCGTGAGGTAACCAGCGCTGGTCGGAAGCAACCACCTGCTGCGGGCATTGCGGGTGTTACCTGGGATGCAGACAATAATCCAGTGATGTACTCCGGCAATAATTCCAAGCTGATCTGGTTCGACCTGAATACACTTACCCCAGTGATGGAAGATGGTGAGCCAAAGGAATCCGTTGTTCCAAACGGCCGCGAAACCAACAACGTCTACCAGCCGAATATGATAACCACTCCTAACGGTAGTCTGTATGTCCCGTCCCTCAATGAATCGCGCGGCGATCATATGGAATACTACGAGCTAGTTCGGCTTTTCGACGCCAGCAAGCAAGCTCAGGATGAACCCACCGAAGAAGAAAAACAACGCCAAAAACAGCGGGAGGAAGAAGCCCGAAAGAAACTGGTGCAGCTGAACTTTGACGAGGCAAAGGCTAGTTTAACCAAGGCTAAAGAGGAACTAGCTAAAGCTGAAGCAGACAAAGACGCAGCAGCCATCGACAAAGCCAAGAAGGCAGTAGCCGAAGCAGAAAAACGCTTTGAAAAGGCAGCCGAGGAATACCACAAAGAATTCCCGGACCACAAGCCACCGACAAACCCAGGCGGCGGATCCGGCAGTTCCAGCCCAGGCGCTATTGCTGGAATCGTCATCGGTGTACTCGCGCTCATCGGTGCGGTCGTCGCAGCCATCTCACAATTCCTGCCACAACTTTCTGGAATGTTTAAGAACTTGAAGTTCTAA
- a CDS encoding acid phosphatase has translation MRAFVAASTVVFLSYAIPVEAVEIPQIPQHLPGQGPIVNFPNAPVPTPFELSDYVGYVSDVSSHPGGGYVPVVDIFNDIRSQHPEVLRQNLEFVIAENTAALNNPARVTQAQRDALADFDGVLLPLSEALGPELGAHFRAALRDNRLPKTQMLFDGGWFARAGGIASSTFVEKRVFNYKRPFIVAPDQVHRMAIPERDIYPTSQSFPSGHTNQITWAATLLAVILPEAAPQLLARATSAGHSRIVLGVHYPLDVIGGRMTGTAAAADRWNDPKMKAALRAAGQEIRTELQWRCGRSVAECLPAPENNAGLLADYTEKLHYNFPTVWEADAPMVVPPQAPDLLSERFPELNYHQRAEILRQTALPAGHPLDNQRGAGSWQRLNLGRAFMAQYHIDTHGNLQVIL, from the coding sequence GTGCGCGCATTCGTAGCCGCTTCGACGGTTGTATTCCTCTCATACGCGATTCCGGTGGAAGCCGTGGAAATACCGCAAATTCCACAACATTTACCCGGCCAGGGGCCCATTGTTAACTTTCCCAATGCGCCAGTTCCGACCCCGTTTGAACTCTCCGATTATGTGGGATACGTCTCGGACGTTTCATCGCACCCTGGCGGTGGCTATGTCCCTGTGGTGGATATATTTAACGACATTAGGTCTCAGCACCCTGAGGTTCTACGGCAGAATCTCGAGTTCGTTATCGCGGAAAATACGGCAGCGCTTAATAATCCGGCCCGCGTGACACAAGCGCAGCGAGATGCGTTGGCGGATTTTGATGGGGTACTACTGCCTCTGTCGGAGGCATTGGGGCCTGAGTTGGGGGCGCACTTTCGTGCGGCATTGCGGGATAATCGGCTTCCTAAAACCCAGATGCTTTTCGACGGTGGTTGGTTCGCCCGTGCCGGGGGGATTGCTAGCTCCACTTTTGTTGAAAAGCGGGTTTTTAACTATAAGCGCCCATTTATAGTGGCGCCGGATCAGGTGCACCGCATGGCGATCCCCGAACGCGATATCTACCCAACTTCGCAATCCTTCCCTTCTGGACATACGAACCAGATAACGTGGGCGGCAACGTTATTGGCGGTTATCCTTCCGGAGGCGGCCCCGCAGCTTTTAGCCCGCGCCACCTCGGCGGGGCATAGCCGGATCGTATTGGGCGTGCACTATCCGCTTGATGTTATCGGTGGCAGAATGACTGGTACGGCTGCGGCGGCGGATCGGTGGAATGATCCCAAAATGAAAGCTGCCCTTCGCGCTGCGGGCCAAGAGATTAGGACGGAATTGCAGTGGCGTTGTGGAAGGTCCGTTGCGGAATGTCTCCCAGCACCTGAGAATAACGCTGGTTTGCTCGCTGATTACACGGAAAAACTTCATTACAATTTTCCAACAGTTTGGGAAGCTGACGCGCCTATGGTGGTGCCGCCGCAAGCGCCTGATCTATTGTCGGAACGGTTTCCAGAGCTTAATTATCATCAGCGTGCGGAAATACTGCGGCAAACCGCCTTGCCTGCAGGCCACCCGCTCGATAATCAACGGGGAGCAGGTTCCTGGCAACGGCTTAATCTCGGTCGGGCGTTTATGGCGCAGTACCACATTGACACCCACGGGAACCTACAAGTGATCCTGTAG